A genomic segment from Haloarcula limicola encodes:
- a CDS encoding thiamine ABC transporter substrate-binding protein, translating into MKRRAFLSRAGVGVTGLAALAGCMGDSSDPDGGTETTDSGGKTGTAGSSGGTLTVATYSSFTGEDTAGNWLKSAFESERSDVTVEFRTPDSGVNQYIQRKSQGAPIDADLFVGLNTGELVRVDQQLDDRLFAATSERIEGADSVKSSLRFDPNGRVIPYDTGYISLVYDEGAVDEPQTFDSLLEPAYEDGLIVQNAQQSDPGRAFLLWSIKQQGTDGYLDYWQRLVDNGVQILSDWEPAYQAYMNEEAPMVVSYSTDQVYYHGEDVDMSRHQIGFLNDQGYANPEGMAQFADAENPELAREFMSFVLSEEAQAEIAVRNVQFPAVEGVEPGGTFGKYALEPPEAVTFSYEELSGNVGGWIEEWARQIASN; encoded by the coding sequence ATGAAACGACGAGCGTTCCTCTCGCGCGCCGGCGTCGGTGTCACGGGACTGGCGGCGTTGGCGGGCTGTATGGGCGATTCATCGGATCCGGACGGCGGGACAGAGACGACTGACTCGGGCGGGAAGACGGGGACCGCCGGATCGAGCGGCGGGACGCTCACGGTCGCCACGTACTCCTCGTTCACCGGGGAGGACACGGCCGGGAACTGGCTCAAATCGGCGTTCGAGTCCGAGCGGTCGGACGTCACCGTCGAATTCCGGACGCCGGATAGCGGCGTCAACCAGTACATCCAGCGGAAGTCCCAGGGCGCACCGATCGACGCCGACCTCTTCGTCGGGCTGAACACCGGCGAACTGGTGCGCGTCGACCAGCAGTTAGACGACCGGCTGTTCGCGGCGACGAGCGAGCGGATCGAGGGCGCCGACTCGGTGAAGTCGTCGCTCCGGTTCGACCCGAACGGCCGAGTGATTCCCTACGATACGGGCTACATCAGCCTCGTGTACGACGAGGGAGCGGTCGACGAACCGCAGACGTTCGACTCGCTGCTGGAACCGGCCTACGAGGACGGCCTCATCGTCCAGAACGCCCAGCAGTCCGACCCCGGACGCGCGTTCCTGCTGTGGAGCATCAAACAGCAGGGGACAGACGGGTATCTCGACTACTGGCAGCGGTTGGTCGACAACGGCGTCCAGATCCTCTCGGATTGGGAGCCCGCCTATCAGGCATACATGAACGAGGAGGCACCCATGGTCGTCTCCTACTCCACCGACCAGGTCTACTACCACGGCGAGGACGTGGACATGTCCCGCCATCAGATCGGCTTTCTCAACGACCAGGGGTACGCGAATCCCGAGGGGATGGCGCAGTTCGCCGACGCCGAGAACCCCGAGCTGGCGCGCGAGTTCATGTCGTTCGTCCTCAGCGAGGAGGCCCAGGCCGAGATCGCGGTGCGAAACGTCCAGTTCCCGGCCGTCGAAGGCGTCGAACCCGGCGGCACGTTCGGGAAGTACGCGCTCGAACCGCCGGAGGCCGTGACGTTCAGCTACGAGGAGCTCTCGGGTAACGTCGGCGGATGGATAGAGGAGTGGGCGCGCCAGATCGCGAGTAACTGA
- the yicI gene encoding alpha-xylosidase, which produces MTSERITVAAVEEYAVEDDAVRFDCAIDAPETVTPRTVPVTLTFYDERTFRFELQANPEVAVESEYPKLDTDAVSSAVSLDAREDDGALTVETGELTVEVGLAEWAFSVTDADTGETVFEEQRADPDVFGRQRVDALGFTQEEINHNPRKVTETGTSFRLSPDEKIYGAGEQFVEFDRRGRELDLWHEEPLGTETERAYKNIPFHLSTRGYGLLLDTTNRVHYDFGKQSTASGTMAVDDDSFAFLFFYGPDFTDILQRYTAVTGRPDRPPKWSFGTWMSRLGYESRAELEEVAERLREEELPSDVLHLDPFWMRDRSSCDMEWDTEQFPDPEGMIAELREDDFRLSLWEHPHVPVGTDAFAEGAENGYFVTDGTGKPYVMDHTCQGDYRGALVDFTDPDAVEWWKDKHRRLLEQGVAVFKTDYGEYVPEDAVFANGKSGKSMHNLYPYLYNEAVYETVGEVNGDEEAVVWGRSAWTGSQQFPMHWGGDPQTSWNGMSAALRGGLSASLSGIAYWSHDIGGFRGTPSDPLYVRWAQFGLLSSNARCHGTTPREPWEFGEDAVDVFREYADLRYRLLPYVYTYAEVAARTGLPVVRPLVLEYQDDPTVHRMDTQYLLGEDLLVAPVFTESGTRSVYLPEGEWRDHWTGERYDGGRTVEMDVDLREMPLFVRTGSVVPQREPTQSVQDGTPEELELDATLDDGEASGRFYDADADELREFGVTAEDDTLSVEVGAVSAETVRVTVRDTTPESVVVDGEAATEVSEDPASGEWTATEDGLLLVV; this is translated from the coding sequence ATGACGAGCGAACGCATCACCGTCGCCGCCGTCGAGGAGTACGCAGTCGAGGACGACGCGGTCCGCTTCGACTGTGCCATCGACGCCCCGGAGACGGTCACGCCCCGGACAGTGCCCGTGACGCTGACGTTCTACGACGAGCGGACCTTCCGCTTCGAACTGCAGGCCAACCCCGAAGTCGCCGTCGAGAGCGAGTACCCGAAACTGGACACCGACGCCGTGTCCAGCGCCGTCTCGCTCGACGCGCGCGAGGACGACGGCGCGCTGACCGTCGAGACCGGCGAGCTAACTGTCGAGGTCGGCTTGGCGGAGTGGGCGTTCTCGGTGACCGACGCCGATACCGGCGAGACGGTGTTCGAGGAACAGCGGGCCGACCCCGACGTGTTCGGCCGTCAGCGGGTCGACGCGCTGGGGTTCACGCAGGAGGAGATCAATCACAACCCCCGAAAGGTGACCGAGACGGGCACGTCGTTCCGCCTCTCGCCCGACGAGAAGATCTACGGCGCGGGCGAGCAGTTCGTGGAGTTCGACCGCCGCGGCCGGGAACTGGACCTCTGGCACGAGGAACCGCTCGGCACCGAGACCGAACGAGCGTACAAGAACATCCCCTTTCACCTCTCGACGCGGGGATACGGTCTCCTGCTCGATACGACGAACCGCGTCCACTACGACTTCGGGAAACAGTCGACGGCGTCGGGGACGATGGCCGTCGACGACGACTCGTTCGCCTTCCTCTTCTTCTACGGGCCGGACTTTACGGACATTCTCCAGCGGTACACCGCCGTCACGGGCCGACCCGACCGGCCGCCCAAGTGGAGCTTCGGGACGTGGATGTCCCGGCTGGGCTACGAGTCCCGCGCGGAGTTAGAGGAGGTCGCCGAGCGTCTCCGCGAGGAGGAACTGCCGAGCGACGTGCTCCATCTGGACCCGTTCTGGATGCGCGACCGTTCCTCCTGCGACATGGAGTGGGACACCGAGCAGTTCCCCGACCCCGAGGGGATGATCGCCGAACTGCGCGAGGACGACTTCCGCCTCTCGCTGTGGGAACACCCCCACGTCCCCGTCGGCACCGACGCCTTCGCCGAGGGCGCGGAGAACGGCTACTTCGTCACGGACGGCACCGGGAAACCCTACGTGATGGACCACACCTGTCAGGGCGACTACCGCGGCGCGCTGGTCGATTTCACCGACCCCGACGCCGTCGAGTGGTGGAAGGACAAACACCGCCGCCTCTTAGAGCAGGGCGTCGCCGTCTTCAAGACCGATTACGGCGAGTACGTCCCCGAGGACGCCGTCTTCGCCAACGGGAAGAGCGGGAAGTCGATGCACAACCTCTACCCGTACCTCTACAACGAGGCCGTCTACGAGACGGTCGGCGAGGTCAACGGCGACGAGGAAGCGGTCGTCTGGGGTCGGTCGGCGTGGACCGGCAGCCAGCAGTTCCCGATGCACTGGGGCGGGGACCCCCAGACCAGTTGGAACGGGATGAGCGCGGCGCTGCGCGGCGGCCTCTCGGCGTCGTTGTCCGGTATCGCCTATTGGAGCCACGACATCGGCGGCTTCCGCGGGACGCCCTCGGACCCGCTGTACGTCCGCTGGGCGCAGTTCGGTCTGCTCTCCTCGAACGCGCGCTGTCACGGCACGACGCCCCGCGAGCCCTGGGAGTTCGGCGAGGACGCCGTGGACGTCTTCCGCGAGTACGCGGACCTCCGCTACCGCCTGCTCCCGTACGTCTACACCTACGCCGAGGTGGCGGCGCGCACGGGCCTGCCCGTCGTCCGCCCGCTCGTCCTCGAATATCAGGACGACCCGACGGTTCACCGCATGGACACCCAGTACCTGCTCGGCGAGGACCTGCTGGTCGCGCCGGTTTTCACCGAGAGCGGGACGCGCTCGGTGTATCTCCCGGAGGGGGAGTGGCGCGACCACTGGACCGGCGAGCGCTACGATGGCGGCCGAACCGTCGAGATGGACGTGGACCTCCGCGAGATGCCCCTGTTCGTCCGGACCGGGAGCGTCGTCCCCCAGCGCGAGCCGACTCAGTCGGTACAGGACGGGACGCCCGAAGAACTCGAACTCGACGCGACGCTCGACGACGGCGAGGCGTCGGGCCGGTTCTACGACGCGGACGCGGACGAGCTCCGCGAGTTCGGTGTGACGGCCGAAGACGACACGCTCTCGGTCGAAGTCGGCGCGGTGAGCGCGGAGACGGTCCGCGTCACCGTCCGCGATACGACGCCCGAGTCAGTCGTCGTCGACGGCGAGGCGGCGACCGAAGTGAGCGAGGACCCGGCGTCGGGCGAGTGGACCGCGACCGAGGACGGACTGCTCCTCGTCGTCTGA
- a CDS encoding IclR family transcriptional regulator, with protein MPEPTAADDAGRRIQAVDTSCEILEALRDLDGAGISELADELDWSKATIHGHLATLADNEFVVKRGDTYEISLRFVDIGEYAKSQVDIHDIAVKEVDRLAEETGEVAQFMVKEHGRGVYLHKASGENAIQTASYTGNRKDLHCTALGKAILSQLPESEVDEVIERHGLPARTERTVTTRQELFENLEEIRDRGVAFDDEEILQGLRCIAAPIEHPKGNLHGAISISGPTNRFKGERFREELPEIVQGAANVIEVNATQV; from the coding sequence ATGCCCGAACCAACGGCAGCGGACGACGCCGGACGGCGGATACAGGCGGTCGATACGTCCTGTGAGATTCTCGAAGCGCTCCGGGACCTCGACGGTGCCGGCATCTCGGAACTGGCGGACGAACTCGACTGGTCGAAGGCGACGATTCACGGTCACCTGGCGACGCTGGCGGACAACGAGTTCGTCGTCAAGCGCGGGGATACCTACGAGATCAGCCTGCGCTTCGTCGATATCGGCGAGTACGCCAAGAGTCAGGTCGACATCCACGATATCGCCGTCAAGGAGGTGGACCGGCTCGCCGAAGAGACCGGTGAAGTCGCACAGTTCATGGTCAAAGAGCACGGCCGCGGCGTCTACCTCCACAAGGCAAGCGGCGAGAACGCGATTCAGACCGCCTCCTACACCGGGAACCGGAAGGACCTCCACTGCACCGCACTCGGAAAGGCGATCCTCTCGCAGCTGCCCGAGTCGGAAGTGGACGAGGTCATCGAACGCCACGGGCTCCCCGCGCGGACGGAGAGGACTGTCACGACCCGCCAGGAACTCTTCGAGAACCTGGAGGAGATCCGCGACCGCGGCGTCGCCTTCGACGACGAGGAGATCCTCCAGGGACTGCGCTGTATCGCCGCCCCCATCGAACATCCGAAGGGGAATCTCCACGGGGCGATCAGCATCTCCGGACCGACCAACCGGTTCAAGGGCGAGCGGTTCCGCGAGGAACTGCCCGAAATCGTCCAGGGCGCCGCCAACGTCATCGAAGTCAACGCCACGCAAGTCTGA
- a CDS encoding ABC transporter ATP-binding protein: MGRLQLNDLTKVFDSGDNEIVAVNDLNLTVEDGDFLVLVGPSGCGKSTTLRCIAGLEHATSGQITLDDRDITYKKPKERDMAMVFQNYALYPHMTVRQNIGYGLKITTDLSKGDINDRVERTAELLEIGDLLEKEPSDLSGGQQQRVALGRAIIREPEVFLMDEPLSNLDAKLRTTMRTEIQQLQSDMDITTIYVTHDQTEAMTMGDRIAVLNEGELQQVGEPLVCYHQPKNRFVAGFIGSPSMNFLSVHRDGETLAHEEFTYHISDTTRDAIADASDDLTLGIRPEHIRLAESGDQNAVETTIEVVEPMGEVTYAYFQIGGETYTASIDGERRIQADETVHVVFPEEKIHVFDGRTGEAVKNSNLGETVDTPRV, translated from the coding sequence ATGGGACGCCTACAACTGAACGACCTGACCAAGGTGTTCGACTCCGGAGACAACGAGATCGTCGCGGTCAACGACCTGAACCTCACCGTCGAGGACGGGGACTTCCTCGTCCTCGTCGGGCCGTCGGGGTGTGGGAAGTCCACGACGCTGCGCTGTATCGCCGGGCTCGAACACGCGACGTCGGGACAGATAACGCTCGACGACCGGGACATCACCTACAAGAAGCCCAAGGAGCGCGACATGGCGATGGTGTTCCAGAACTACGCGCTCTACCCGCACATGACGGTGCGCCAGAACATCGGCTACGGGCTGAAGATCACGACGGACCTCTCGAAAGGCGATATCAACGACCGCGTCGAACGGACCGCCGAGCTGCTGGAGATCGGCGACCTACTCGAGAAGGAACCGTCGGACCTCTCGGGCGGTCAGCAACAGCGCGTCGCGCTGGGTCGGGCCATCATCCGCGAGCCCGAGGTGTTCCTGATGGACGAGCCGCTGTCGAACCTGGACGCGAAGCTCCGGACGACGATGCGAACGGAGATCCAGCAGCTCCAGAGCGACATGGACATCACGACCATCTACGTCACCCACGACCAGACCGAGGCGATGACGATGGGCGACCGCATCGCCGTCCTCAACGAGGGTGAGCTTCAGCAGGTCGGCGAGCCGCTGGTCTGTTACCACCAGCCCAAGAACCGCTTCGTCGCCGGGTTCATCGGGTCGCCGTCGATGAACTTCCTCTCGGTCCACCGCGACGGAGAGACGCTCGCTCACGAGGAGTTTACCTACCACATCTCCGATACGACTCGCGACGCCATCGCGGACGCCAGCGACGACCTCACCCTCGGTATCCGCCCGGAGCACATCCGGCTGGCCGAGAGCGGCGATCAGAACGCCGTCGAGACCACCATCGAGGTCGTCGAACCGATGGGCGAGGTCACCTACGCCTACTTCCAGATCGGCGGGGAGACCTACACCGCGAGTATCGACGGCGAGCGACGGATCCAGGCGGACGAGACGGTCCACGTCGTCTTCCCGGAGGAGAAGATCCACGTCTTCGACGGGCGGACCGGCGAGGCCGTCAAGAACAGCAATCTGGGCGAGACCGTCGACACGCCGCGGGTCTGA
- a CDS encoding mandelate racemase/muconate lactonizing enzyme family protein, which translates to MTQDDQPDYRIPQGGGVPWRDMGMEETHRPAERDVEITGIETMAIAGNFTWGIVKVETDAGVYGLGETFRAEAALDMAGRMDVDLEGENPLDTSRIRELLEQRYTGTGRIGQAAFTAIETACFDIKGKLFDVPVYELLGGKYRDEIKIYCDTHGGESLGEASQHDPQDVYTPESYARAAREVVDEGFEALKFDLDVPTHAEYDEANRRMDNEALEHKVSLVEAVRDEIGYDVDLGMDLHWNFTTETAIRLGKKLERFDLAWLEDPVPPEKTESQKRVTEALDMPVLTGENLVTTSQFNDAAREGMLDIAAPDVNKCGGLGEYVDIATVCDLYGVPIASHNISSPLGTVAGAHVSAAIPNFLCMEWHSRDVPWWNDMVDRVAGSGPILDDGYIDLPEGPGLGVELDRDLCAEYLVDGYDLII; encoded by the coding sequence ATGACGCAAGACGACCAACCGGACTATCGCATTCCGCAGGGCGGCGGCGTGCCGTGGCGGGACATGGGCATGGAGGAGACTCACCGACCGGCCGAACGGGACGTGGAGATAACCGGCATCGAGACGATGGCCATCGCGGGCAACTTCACCTGGGGAATCGTCAAGGTCGAGACCGACGCGGGCGTCTACGGGCTCGGCGAGACGTTCCGCGCGGAAGCGGCGCTGGACATGGCGGGGCGGATGGACGTAGACTTGGAGGGCGAGAACCCGCTCGATACGAGCCGTATCCGCGAACTCCTCGAACAGCGCTACACCGGTACCGGCCGCATCGGACAGGCCGCCTTCACCGCCATCGAGACGGCGTGTTTCGACATCAAGGGAAAACTGTTCGACGTCCCGGTCTACGAACTGCTCGGCGGGAAGTACCGCGACGAGATCAAGATCTACTGCGACACCCACGGCGGCGAATCGCTGGGCGAGGCTAGCCAGCACGACCCACAGGACGTCTACACGCCCGAATCGTACGCCCGCGCGGCCCGCGAAGTCGTCGACGAGGGGTTCGAGGCGCTGAAGTTCGACCTCGACGTGCCGACCCACGCCGAGTACGACGAGGCCAACCGGCGGATGGACAACGAGGCGCTCGAACACAAGGTCAGCCTCGTCGAAGCGGTCCGGGACGAGATCGGCTACGACGTCGACCTCGGGATGGACCTCCACTGGAACTTCACGACGGAGACGGCCATCCGGCTCGGGAAGAAGCTCGAACGCTTCGACCTCGCGTGGCTCGAAGACCCGGTCCCACCGGAGAAGACCGAGTCCCAGAAGCGAGTCACCGAGGCGCTCGACATGCCGGTCCTGACCGGCGAGAATCTCGTGACGACGAGCCAGTTCAACGACGCCGCCCGCGAGGGGATGCTGGACATCGCCGCGCCCGACGTGAACAAGTGCGGCGGCCTCGGTGAGTACGTCGACATCGCCACCGTCTGTGACCTCTACGGCGTCCCCATCGCCTCGCACAACATCTCCTCGCCGCTGGGCACCGTCGCGGGCGCGCACGTCTCGGCGGCCATCCCGAACTTCCTCTGCATGGAGTGGCACTCCCGCGACGTGCCGTGGTGGAACGACATGGTCGACCGCGTCGCGGGCTCCGGTCCGATTCTCGACGACGGCTACATCGACCTCCCCGAAGGCCCGGGCCTCGGCGTCGAGTTGGACCGCGATCTCTGTGCGGAGTACCTCGTGGACGGCTACGACCTGATTATTTAA
- a CDS encoding ABC transporter permease has translation MRVGGDRALLIGVAATLLTLVAVFYYPVGSVLASAVSVGGRLTLSPLVSVLADPFYTGAFHSLVTAPATVPRGLARWAESGMPSVRLGLFGFTAYQALLSTLASVAVGLPGAYLLARFEFPGRRFVRSVTILPFVLPSIMVAVGFLAMFGRSGLLNDLLGVVGLGPVELTFTLELIVLAHAFYNAPLVTRLVTTAWESVDANRVETARTLGATPYRAFRDVTLPQILPALLTASVLTFVFTFMSFPLVLALGGLQLATVEVWLYARVQDLALTEAATLGALETALSLGLVYVYLRFEAMQISARGEGRGLARTPLVDGWRSLIDPRRLGLLAYGAVVLVLFVGPLASLVIESVTTPSGRLTLEYYAFLLSQQSSAAAGTTRPLPAIVNSLLFGAGALLLALPMGVVVSVVATRDGRGSRLAEALLTAPLAVSGIVLGLGMLRTLVFGTTVFGHRITLTGPVAIVAAHAVAGYPFVSRNVTPALSGVDDRLGEAARALGADRTAVLTDIELPLVAPALVAGAAFAFAISVGEFDSTVLLAEGLDSATMPVALERYIGNRSLGPNLGPATAMGTVLLAVTTVSFVVIDRVGGRWER, from the coding sequence ATGCGGGTCGGGGGCGACCGAGCGCTGCTGATCGGCGTGGCTGCGACGCTGCTGACGCTCGTCGCGGTGTTCTACTACCCCGTCGGGAGCGTCCTCGCCAGCGCCGTCTCCGTCGGCGGTCGTCTCACGCTGTCCCCGCTCGTCTCGGTGCTCGCCGACCCCTTCTACACGGGCGCGTTCCACTCGCTCGTGACAGCGCCGGCGACGGTTCCGCGCGGTCTCGCGCGCTGGGCCGAGTCCGGGATGCCGTCGGTTCGCCTAGGGCTGTTCGGTTTCACGGCGTATCAGGCGCTCCTCTCGACGCTCGCGAGCGTCGCCGTCGGGTTGCCCGGCGCGTACCTGCTCGCCCGCTTCGAGTTCCCGGGACGGCGGTTCGTCCGCTCGGTGACGATCCTCCCGTTCGTCCTCCCCTCGATCATGGTTGCGGTCGGATTTCTGGCGATGTTCGGCCGGAGCGGCCTGCTCAACGACTTGCTCGGTGTCGTCGGACTCGGTCCGGTCGAGTTGACGTTCACGCTCGAACTCATCGTCCTCGCGCACGCCTTCTACAACGCCCCGCTCGTCACGCGGCTGGTGACGACAGCTTGGGAGTCAGTGGACGCGAACCGCGTCGAGACGGCGCGAACGCTCGGGGCCACGCCCTACCGAGCGTTCCGCGACGTGACGCTCCCACAGATTCTCCCGGCGCTGCTGACCGCGTCGGTGCTCACGTTCGTCTTCACGTTCATGTCGTTCCCGCTCGTGCTCGCGCTCGGCGGCCTCCAGCTCGCGACGGTCGAGGTCTGGCTGTACGCCCGCGTCCAGGACCTCGCGCTGACCGAGGCGGCGACGCTCGGCGCGCTGGAGACCGCGCTCTCGCTCGGGCTCGTCTACGTCTATCTGCGCTTCGAGGCCATGCAGATCAGCGCCCGCGGCGAGGGCCGCGGCCTGGCGCGGACGCCGCTCGTCGACGGGTGGCGGTCGCTCATCGACCCCAGACGGCTGGGACTGCTGGCGTACGGTGCCGTCGTACTGGTGCTGTTCGTCGGTCCCCTGGCGAGTCTCGTCATCGAGAGCGTGACGACGCCGTCGGGCCGACTGACCCTCGAGTACTACGCGTTCTTACTGTCCCAGCAGTCCTCCGCGGCGGCGGGGACGACTCGACCCTTACCGGCCATCGTCAACTCGTTGCTGTTCGGTGCGGGGGCGTTACTGCTGGCGCTGCCGATGGGCGTCGTCGTCTCCGTCGTCGCCACGCGCGACGGGCGCGGCTCGCGGCTCGCCGAGGCGCTGTTGACCGCACCGCTGGCGGTCAGCGGCATCGTCCTCGGACTGGGGATGCTACGGACGCTCGTCTTCGGGACGACCGTCTTCGGTCATCGCATCACGCTCACGGGCCCGGTCGCCATCGTCGCCGCACACGCCGTCGCCGGCTATCCGTTCGTCTCGCGGAACGTCACCCCGGCGCTCTCGGGCGTCGACGACCGCCTCGGCGAGGCCGCGCGAGCGCTCGGAGCCGACCGGACCGCCGTGCTCACCGACATCGAGTTGCCGCTGGTCGCGCCGGCGCTCGTCGCCGGTGCCGCCTTCGCCTTCGCCATCAGCGTCGGCGAGTTCGACTCGACGGTCCTGCTCGCGGAGGGCCTCGACAGCGCGACGATGCCGGTCGCGCTCGAACGCTACATCGGCAACCGGTCGCTGGGACCCAACCTCGGCCCGGCGACGGCGATGGGGACGGTGCTGCTGGCGGTGACGACCGTCAGCTTCGTGGTCATCGACCGCGTCGGCGGACGGTGGGAACGATGA
- a CDS encoding ABC transporter ATP-binding protein produces MRTAGVEVDGLAVAYDGVTALEDVSLSIEEGEFFTLVGPSGCGKTTMLRSIAGLETPSFGRVAIDGRDVTDLPTEERNVGMVFQNYALFPHMSVRENVAYGLQFHDLDDGRTEDERVLELLKLVDLASFGDRDPTQLSGGQRQRVALARALAPEPDVLLLDEPLSALDAQLRERLRVQIKNLQRELNITTVYVTHDQAEALAISDRIAVVQDGTVEQVATPETVYRDPASPFVAGFVGDNNVFNGEVTGGGSRLNVGGATLPLPDWTDVRDGESVALSVRPESISLEGIDGATGGETALDAAVQTTEFLGDAYRVHCLWNGRTVVVKTGSPEPPAGDVTLRFDSADANVL; encoded by the coding sequence ATGAGAACCGCCGGCGTCGAAGTGGACGGCCTCGCGGTCGCGTACGACGGCGTGACCGCGCTCGAAGACGTCTCGCTGTCGATCGAGGAGGGCGAATTCTTCACGCTCGTCGGCCCCTCGGGCTGCGGGAAGACGACGATGCTCCGCTCGATCGCCGGACTGGAGACGCCGTCGTTCGGCCGCGTCGCCATCGACGGCCGCGACGTGACCGACCTCCCGACGGAGGAGCGCAACGTCGGCATGGTGTTTCAGAACTACGCGCTCTTTCCGCACATGAGCGTGCGCGAGAACGTCGCCTACGGCCTGCAGTTCCACGACCTCGACGACGGGCGCACCGAGGACGAACGCGTCTTGGAGCTGCTCAAGCTGGTCGATCTGGCGTCGTTCGGCGACCGCGACCCGACGCAGCTCTCCGGGGGGCAGCGACAGCGGGTCGCGCTCGCCAGAGCGCTCGCCCCTGAACCCGACGTGCTCCTCCTCGACGAACCGCTGTCGGCGCTGGACGCTCAGTTGCGCGAACGGCTCCGGGTGCAGATAAAGAACCTTCAGCGGGAACTGAACATCACGACGGTGTACGTCACGCACGACCAGGCCGAGGCGTTGGCGATCAGCGACCGCATCGCGGTCGTACAGGACGGGACCGTCGAACAGGTGGCGACCCCGGAGACGGTGTATCGCGACCCCGCGTCCCCGTTCGTGGCCGGATTCGTCGGCGACAACAACGTGTTTAACGGTGAGGTCACGGGGGGTGGGTCGCGACTCAATGTCGGGGGCGCGACCCTGCCGCTGCCGGACTGGACCGACGTGCGAGACGGGGAATCAGTGGCGCTCTCGGTCCGGCCCGAGTCTATTTCACTCGAAGGCATCGATGGCGCGACCGGGGGCGAGACCGCGCTCGACGCGGCGGTCCAGACGACCGAGTTCCTCGGCGACGCCTACCGAGTCCACTGCCTGTGGAACGGCCGAACGGTCGTCGTCAAGACCGGGTCGCCCGAGCCGCCGGCGGGCGACGTGACGCTCCGGTTCGACAGCGCGGACGCGAACGTCCTCTGA
- a CDS encoding ParA family protein, which translates to MLTYTVYSEAGGVGKTTLAVNLAVADARAGRDVLAIDMDPQEGSLSYLLDVGDRRTDSDADSLVRHLVERPRGPFEDLIETSEGVDVVPAHNSLEVLSKHLRRREEEAADFGENWNPNVQLLRVLKEADVPAEYDTVIVDPPATADVKLYNAIHATRNLVIPFEPSGKGQQSVTGLTDLVDGLEETLDINVGVLAAVPNRYKGTNDQEEMLEQLEAMDYDVPVVFRERTSLLEGCWRQQCSAFAYVEDHRSRERDYELETLERFETLARRLRETREQEVTA; encoded by the coding sequence ATGTTGACATACACGGTGTACAGCGAGGCGGGCGGGGTCGGGAAGACCACTCTGGCGGTGAACCTCGCCGTCGCGGACGCTCGCGCGGGCCGGGACGTCCTCGCGATCGACATGGACCCACAGGAGGGGAGTCTCTCGTATCTCCTCGACGTGGGTGACAGACGCACCGACTCCGATGCGGACAGCCTCGTCCGACACCTCGTCGAGCGACCGCGGGGCCCGTTCGAAGACCTGATCGAGACCTCCGAGGGCGTCGACGTCGTCCCGGCGCACAACTCGCTCGAAGTCCTCTCGAAGCACCTGCGCCGCCGCGAGGAGGAGGCCGCCGATTTCGGGGAGAACTGGAACCCGAACGTCCAGTTGCTCCGCGTGCTGAAGGAGGCCGACGTGCCCGCCGAGTACGACACCGTCATCGTCGACCCGCCGGCGACCGCCGACGTGAAACTGTACAACGCGATCCACGCCACGCGGAACCTCGTCATCCCGTTCGAACCCAGCGGGAAGGGCCAGCAGTCGGTCACCGGCCTCACCGACCTCGTGGACGGGCTCGAAGAGACGCTCGATATCAACGTCGGCGTCCTCGCCGCGGTGCCCAACCGATACAAGGGAACCAACGACCAGGAGGAGATGCTCGAGCAACTCGAAGCGATGGACTACGACGTGCCGGTCGTCTTCCGCGAGCGGACGTCGCTCTTGGAGGGCTGCTGGCGACAGCAGTGTTCGGCGTTCGCCTACGTCGAGGACCACCGCAGCCGGGAGCGGGACTACGAACTGGAGACGCTCGAACGGTTCGAGACGCTCGCTCGCCGGCTTCGAGAGACGCGCGAACAGGAGGTGACGGCATGA